A region of the Polaribacter sp. L3A8 genome:
AAATATCTTCTTTAATAATCACTAAAGTTGCTCCTGCAGGTCCCATGTTTTTTTGAGCACCAGCATAAATTAAGTCGAATTTTTCAAAATCTAATTGACGAGAAAAAATATCTGAACTCATATCACAAACCAAAGAAACATCGGTTTCCGGAAAGTTTTTCATTTGTGTACCAGCAACGGTATTGTTACTTGTACAGTGAAAATAATCTGCATCTTCAGGAATCGTATATCCCTTAGGTATATAATTATATCCTTTGTCTTTAGAAGAACCAACTTCTACAACCTCACCAAAAGCTTTTGCTTCTTTTTGAGCTTTATCTGCCCAAGTTCCTGTATTTAAATATGCTGCTTTTTTATTTAATAAATTATATGCAACCATTAAAAACTCTAAGCTTGCACCACCTTGTAAAAACAACGCTTGATATCCTTTATTTTCTAATCCTAATAACTCTAAAGCTAAAGAACGCGCTTTTTCTATTACTTCTACAAAAGGTTTACTTCTGTGAGAAATTTCTATTAATGATAAATTATCATCGTTAAAATTTAAGATTGCTTCTGATGCTTTTTGCAACACTTCTTGTGGTAAAATACAAGGACCAGCACTAAAATTATGTTTTTTCATACTCTTAAGTTCAATTATTTAATGTTTTAGATTCAAAGTTGTAACACTTTGCAAACTTTGCGAAAAACTTAGCGTCTTCGCGGTTAATTTTAAAATTCCTCTGCAAGGATTATATCGTTGATAAAAATTCTAATGTATTAACTCCATCTGCGTAATCTGTTAACTGAGGGTGTTGTGTTTGCCCAAAAGCTACTTCATTTTCTATAAAGTCTTTTGCAACAATACACTGAATCTTTTCTCTATCTTGATGTAATTTTATTTTTAAATCTATTTCGTTATCATAATATTCGTAAAATACGGTTGCAATAGGGGAGGCGTAGCTTTCATCTTCCTTAATCATTAGAAATCCGTTTTCTAACAAATCAAACAAGCTCATTAAATATACAGCTTTGTTATAATCGTAATTATTAGCGTATTTGGCATTATCAATCATGTGTTTCTTGGCGTACATTCCGGTAAAGAAAGCATCAAAATTATAACCTTTAGGAACGTATAGTTTAGAAACAGATCTACAACCTAAGCCGAAATAGTGAAAAACATCATCAGATAATTTAATAAAATCTTCTTCTGTTTCTTTTCCGGTGATTACAGCAACAGAATTTCTGCTTTTTCTGATAATATTTGGTTTGTTTTTAAAGTAATATTCAAAATAACGCGCCGTATTATCACTTCCTGTAGCAATTACAGCATCAAAATCTGTCAGTTTTTCTTCTGTAAAAGTAATTTTACCCTTAAAATAGGAGTCAACATACTCTAAATACTTGGCTAAAAATGGTAATAAATGTTTATCGTTAGAAGATTGTTTTACCAATACCTCATGTCCCGAAATTAATACGGATAAGAAATCGTGAAATCCAACCAAAGGAACGTTACCCGCCATAATAATGGCAACTTTTTTAGATGGATTGTTGTTTAATTTAACATCTTTAGAAAAGTGTGTTAAATTGCTTTCTGTTAGCGCTTTACTCCAAGATTCAAAAGTAAGACGTATGTTTTCTTTTGTAAACCAAGAGTTATTTTCATGAGCTAATTTTATTTGATGTAGAAAACCATCAAAAAATATTTCATTATGTTCAATACTATCGATTTTTTTTATATTATCGATAGAAAACTGTCGTAAAAAGTCGCCTAATTTTACGAATGCAGTAATTCTGTTTTGAATACTATTCATTTATTTTGGTTGTCTATAATATTGGCTTTATTTTTGCAACTGCAAAGGTACAAAAACAGAACAGAAAATTATGGCAATTATAATAACAGATGAATGTATAAATTGTGGGGCATGTGAACCAGAATGTCCTAACACTGCAATTTACGAAGGAGCTGACGATTGGAAATATTCTGATGGAACAGATTTAAAAGGAAAAGCGGTTTTACCAAGTGGTAAGTCTGTAAACGCCGATGAAGATCAAGAACCTGTTTCTGATGAAATTTATTACATCGTTCCAGATAAGTGTACAGAATGTAAAGGTTTTCATGATGAGCCACAATGTGCTGCAGTATGTCCTGTAGATTGTTGTGTACCAGATGATGACGTTGTAGAAACAGAAGAAGAGCTGTTAGAGAAACAACGTTTTATGCATAATGAATAGATGCTAAACTTTTAGAAATAATAATCTATATTTTTAAATTAGATATAAAAAATCCCGAATTTACTTCGGGATTTTTTGTGTGTATTATTATTTTAATAAAAAATAATGCTATCAATAACATTAAAAATATAATCTATTAATATTAAAAACCCCCAAGCTTAAAAACTTGGGGTTTCTGTTTTTAAATAATCAACTTAAAAGAACTCTTAAGTTTAAAATTGATAATTAAATGATAGGTTAAACATAGTTCCTAATTGACTAAAGTGAGAACCATCATAAGTTGTTGTAGCATAACGATTGTTAAAAGTAATTGCATTAGAATTATTTTCTAGCGCTGTTAAACCAGTACTAGTAATTGATGTATCATCAATAATAGCTTGTCCTGCTGCATTTTCTGCTTTAAACGCCCATTCTGGAAGAATGTTAAATAAGTTATTAATATTTAAAGCAATTGTTATTTTTTCAGTTGCATTAAAGTTAATACCTAAATCTGTAACTATTTTTGGCGTAAACTCTGTTCTTAAATCATTACTCATAAACTTTTGTTTAAAAGTAGTTTTACCAAAGTATGTGTTGTTTAAAGAGAAACCGAATTTATTAATATCATAGTTTGCACCTAAAATCCATTTTGTTTTTGGTCTAGATGTAAACATTAATGCTTCTGTAGATCTATCTAAAACAGCATAACTATTTCCGTCTTCACCTACAATAGTAGGGATATCATTTGTTCTGTCATTTTCTATAGTATAGTTACCAGATAAGTTAAAAGCTAATTTACCATCACCTATTTCTATACCTTTAAAGTTAGAAACAAAATCAATACCAGAAGTTGTAGTGTTTAATCCGTTAATAAAGAATTGGTTTCCAGCAATTGGATTTGTAAAAATAATTCTATCATCAACATCAATTTTATAGTAATCTAAAGTAAAGCTAAAGTTTCTTGATGGTCTAGCACCAAAACCAATCGTAAAGTTTGTAGACTCTTCTGGTTTTAAACTAGGTATACCTAATGCTCTTGCTTTTGGAGATACATTATTAACAATTCCGTTTATTTCAATTCCACCATCTTCAGCAAAAGAATATTGTAATTTTTCTGTATAAATTTGGTGTAAAGTTGGTGCTCTAAATCCTGTAGAAACAGATGCTCTAATAGTATATTTATCATCTGCAAATTTATAACGAGAACTAGCTTTCCAAACAAAAGTGTTTCCGAAATCTGAATAATTTTCTCCCCTAACAGTACCATTGATCAAAAAGTCTTCAGAAATATCCCAAGCTAAATCAAAATATCCACCAACGTTATATCTATTAAAGTTTCCGGAGTTTATAAGGTCATTTCCTGCAAAAGAATCTGAACCTCCACCTTCATAAGAAGCAACGTCTCCTTCAATAATTTCGAAGTTTTCTGTTCTAAATTCTGCTCCAAATGCAATTGCCACTTTATCAGATAATATTTTAGAAAGATCTAAGTTTCCTACAATATGGTTAAAAGAAGTTCCACCAGGGTTAAAACTAGTAGTACTGTTTTCTCTATACTTGTTGTTGTTATAGGTAACTTCTCCATCATCAACTAGTGTGTTGTTGTTCGTATCCGTCCAAATAGGGTCTGTAAGTGTATAAGAACTATTATGAGAATTGTTTACATTATAATTTTGAGAGTTACCACCAAAAGTGATACTAGAATCTATATTCCAATCATTAATAACTTTTTTTAGACCTAATGTTGCATTATAATCATTTAAGATACCTTCAAAAGTAGGTACATATCCATCAAAACCACCCGCATTTGTAGGGTGATCACCAGGAAATAAATCAGCTAAATAAGGTTCTGTAACTACTGATTTCCAATATGGAGTTCTGTAGTTTGCAAAAGAATTTACTTTTTTAAATACATAAGCAGCATTAAAATATAATTTTGAAGTTTCGCTTAAATCATATCCACCATTAATTAAAAATTTAGCAGCTGCAGTTTCTGGAGAACCGTTAATGTTATTAGCATCTGGGTTTCTAGATAAAAATTCTTGTACATCACCTAAATTAGCACCAAACTCATTAGCTTCTCCTAATGCACTAACCGTACCTGGTCTGTTTGCTAAACTTGTTTTAGAGAAATCGACAGTATAGTTTATAAAACCTTTGTCATCACCAATTGAAAAACCGTTATTAACAGAAACACCAAACATTTCTCCATCACCTTCAGAAGTTAAACCTGTTCTTAATGTAGCAGAACCTCCGTCTGATGCATCTTTTAAAATAATATTCATAACTCCCGCAATTGCATCAGAACCATATTGAGCAGAAGCTCCGTCTCTTAAAATTTCAATAGATTTAATTGCGTCTGTTGGAATGGCAGAAATATCTGCACCTGTTTCACCACGTCCAGGAGAATCTTGAGTGTATAATAAAGCACTTAAGTTTTTACGTTTACCATTAATTAATATTAATGTTCTACTTGGTCCCATATTTCTAATTTCATACGGGTCTAATAAAGAAGTTGCATCATTTACTGGAGTTTGTACCGTGTTAAATGAAGGTATTTTGTATTGTAATGCTTTATCAAAACTTGTTTGCCCAGTAGATGTTAAATCTTTAGCAGATACTACATCTATAGGTAAAGGACTTTTGGTATTAGATCTAGAAGGTGTTCTAGAACCTGTTACTACCACTTCGTCTAAAGCATTGTCTTCATTAACAACAATTGTTAAAAAAGATTGGTCATTAACTTTTACAGATTTTGTTTCAAAACCCATAGAAGATACTGTTAATGTTACTGGTAAACTTTTTACAGTTATAGAGAATAAACCATTGTCATTAGAAACAATACCGTTAGATCTGTTTCCTTTTTGAATAATGTTCATATAAGGTAAACCTTCACCAGATGAATCCGTTACTTTACCTTTAATTGTTTGTGCCATGAATCCTAAAGGAAACATAAACAAAAAAGTAATTGTGCAAAATTTTAATAAATACTTTTGTTTCATAAATATAATTATTGGTTCATAAATTTGTTAGTTGAGTCTCTTACATTTTAAGTGGTTATTAAGAGCTCATTTATTATATAAGGAAGAAAACAAAAAAGTATACTCTTTAAAAATGAGTTTTTTTTAAAGAAAGTGCTAAAATAAAAATAGTATGATACATTTTAGAGCTTAATATTTAGTTTAGTGTAGTAAAATGAGCCATTCGTTCCCATTTGTGTAGCGTCCCATAAACCACCACTATCTGTATGGTTATTTTGGTTGGTGGGGTAGATGTTAAACAAGTTATCTGCACCTAATTGTAGGTTAACTGTTTTATTTAATTGATAACTAAAATGTAAGTCTGTTGTTATTTTTGGTTGATAAATGTCTGTAGCAGCTTCTAACCTTTCTAATTCAGAATTATTAAAATTAGATAAGTCTTGGCCTATTTGCCAATCTATTAATTTTACTTCACTAAACCTTGTTAGGTTTAAAGATATTTTTAATTTTTTGTACTCGTAATTTAATCCCAAGTTAAATTTGCTTTTTGGTGCCGATGCTAATAGAAATTGTTGATCTCTTTTACCGAAAAAAGTTTCTTTATCTAGTTCTTTATTTTTTATATTAGTAATACTCATGTGGTTAATGTTACCAGATAAATCAACAGAAAATATGTTGTTTTCAAAACTTTTTTTCCAGTTTAAAACCAAATCTACCCCCGTTGTTTTGGTATCTACACCATTTGCAAAAAATTGTACATTATTTACATCAAAACCAAGTGTTGTTGCATCAAAGTTTCCACTTAAAATTATTCGATCTTTAATGTGAACAAAGTAAGTATCTACAGAAGCTTTTAAATTTGAACTGAGTTTAGAGGTAAAGCCAAAACTAAAATTCTTAGCTTTTTCTTCTTTTAGATTATCAATGTTAAATCTTCTTGCAATTGGACTATTATTTGCCACTAATAATGATTCTGTTGGTTTATTACCAATAAAATTAGTAAATGTTAAATTATAATAGATTTGTGCTAAAGATGGGGCTCTAAAACCTGTGCTATAAGAACTACGAAGATTAAATTTCTTATTTATTTTATATCTAGAAGCTAATTTGTAATTTAAGGTACTTCCAAAATCACTGTAATATTCATAACGTAAGGCAGCACCTAACATAAGGTTTTTAGAAAAATCTATTTCTGTATCGGCATAAATACTAAAGTTAGACCTGTTTCTATCTACTTCATTTTCTGGGGCATAACCAGGAAAACCTTGAGAGCCTCCAGGTCTCATAATGCCATTGTATGTTTTGTAATCTTCAATAGGAGTTAGGTTTGTTATTAAATTACCATTAATATCATAACTAGCGTAGGACGCTTCTTCTCCTGCAAAAATTTTATATTTATCTAAACGATATTCTAAGCCTAAGGCAATATTAAACCCATAAGTAGTGGTATCAAAATATTTAGAAAAATCAATGCTTGTAGTATTTTGTATTAATTGATGACCACCAGCATCAAATTCTGTAGGTGAGTTTTCTAAAAGTGTTGCATTTAAAGTGTTTTTTATAAAATAATGAAAATTATTTCTTCCAAAAGTGTTATTTACATCAACGTTCCAGTCTTTAAAATAGGTAATCAATCCAAATGATAAAGAATTATCAAGAATATTAGAGGTAATTAAAGGGTTAAATCCGTTCTGATAAATTTCTAATACGTTTCTTTCACTGTCTGGTCTTCTGGTAAAAGCGTATGCTTCTGTATTCTTATAATTAAGTCCACCATTTATATATAATTTAGTGTTTTTATAAATAGGAATTTCAGAATTTAGAAAAAGACTTGCGTTTTTTACAGCAGCTTGCCCAAATTTTTCTCTTGCAAATGTACCCGGTCTTAAGGTGTTGTCTACAGATAGTGCTTCTACGGTGAAGTTTATAAAACCACCTTCGCTAATTTTAGTTCCGTAATTTAAAGCTAATTTAGATGTAAAACCATCTGTTTTAGTAGGTAAAAAACGATTGCTATTTGCATTATGAAAACCTAAAGTAGAATTTACATTTAGTTCATTATCTGTATCTTTTAAAACAATATTTAAAACTCCCGCAATAGCATCAGAGCCATATTGGGCAGATGCACCGTCTCGTAATAATTCTATTCTTTTTATGGCTGAAATAGGAATTGCATTTAAATCGGTACCAGAATTTCCTCTTCCTCTTGTTCCATATAAATTGATTAAAGATGCTTGATGTCTTCTTTTTCCGTTGATTAAAACCAAGGTTTGATCTGGTCCTAGACCTCTAATTGTTGCAGGATCTATATGATCTGCACCATCAGCACCAGATTGTTTTGTAGCGTTAAAAGAAGGAATAGCGTATTGTAAAAACTGATTAATTTCTACTTGACTACTTTTTGTTGCTGTTTCTTCGATATCAATAAAATCGATAGCAACGGGAGTATCATTGGCAACTCTATTTTTATTTCTAGAACCTATAAGTTGTACTTCATCTAATTGCTGACCAGATAATAAAACGATGGTATTAAATGTGTTTGTATTTAGCTGTAAGGTTTTAGAGTTGTGGCCAATAAAGCTAATGGTAATATTGTTTTTATCTTTAATTTCAAACTCAAAAGTACCATCTCTTTTTGTTGTTGTACCTTTTAAAGATTCTAATTCTTGCAGTGTTGCGCCACTAAGCGGTGTATTGTCAGAACTTAAAACGATTCCTCTAACAATAGATTTATTTTCTTTATAAGCACTGTTGGTAGTTTTAGAAAGATTTACTCTTGCTTTATGAATAAACCTCTTTTTAGAAGTGATATCCCTTAGGTAAATAACATAATAATTATTCCCTAAATCATCAAATAGAAAAGGAGTAAGTTTTTCTAATAATGAAATGGATTCATTTATAGATAAGTTTACAAAACCTTCTTTTTGGATGTATTTATTGTCTAGTAAGTTTGCATTGTAGGTAAAGAATATTTTATGCTCATTACTAATTTGATCTAGTAAAGTAGCTAAAGGAATCCGCTCTTTTTTTATGCTTTGAGCAACTAGTGTTTGATACGTAAAAGTTGCAAAAACAAGTAATATCAGTTTTATATATACAGATTTTTGAATCATTTACTGATTTAAAGTTATACCTACTTCTTACTGATAATTAAATTATTATCTTTTTTGACAATAATTACATTAACAGATTTTTCGATGGCTTTTAAACAAATGTCAATATTCGTAATAGGTACAGCTCCTGTTATTAATATATTTTTACTTTCATCATCTTTAAAAATTATAGAATAACCGTAAGATTCTTCTATTTTTTCCATCGCTTTTTCCAAAGATAGGTTTTCAAACAGTAAGGAACCATTTTTCCAAGAAGTTTTTATGGTAGGATCAAGAGTATTTATGTCTTCTAAGATTTTATTTTTTTCTGCTGAGTACGAAATATAATTACCAGGTAACATCTTTTTATCTGCACCATTATTTAGTTTTAACCAAATATTTCCTTCTTCTAAGAATACATCCGTTTTTTCTTTTTTTGTATTCACATTAAAAGAAGTACCGTAAACTTCTACAGATAAATCGTTTGTTATTACCCAAAATTTTGCATTTGTAGCTATTTTTTTATCCACCTGAAAAAAGGCTTCACCAGACAACCAAACTTTTCTGCTTTCGTTTTTATAGTAGGATAAACTAGAATTAGAATTTAAGGTAACACGGCTACCATCTAGTAATTTTATATTTAAAATTTCTCCATAACTGGTTTTATGGGTCATTTTGGTGTTAATAAAAGAAAAATAAATACCTATAGAAATTAGTAGAAGTATAGAAGCTGCTACACTAAAAGTTTTAAGATATTTAACTTTTTTCTTAGCTACTGGGTTTTTAGCTTTAATTTTAGCTTCTAGTTTTTGCCATTCTAAACTAATTTTTTCTTTATCAACAGTTTGTTGATTAAAAGCAATGCCTAAAACCAGGTCTTTAGCAGTACTTACTAATTCTTCTTTATCTTTATTGTTTGCAATCCAAAAATCCCAAAAACCTACATCAGTTCCGTTGTTTTGAAGCACCCAATTTTTAAATGAATCATCATCTAAAAAGTCATTTATGGTATTGTATTCTTTCTTAATCATTTCAATAAATAGGTCATTGTACTTGTATAAGGCAAATATTGTTTTTTTATACTCTTAATTTTATGTTAAACTCAATTAAATAATTTTAGAATAGAAATTTCTTCTTTTAAACTTTTTATGGCTTTATGAAGAGAGTTTAT
Encoded here:
- the serC gene encoding 3-phosphoserine/phosphohydroxythreonine transaminase, with the protein product MKKHNFSAGPCILPQEVLQKASEAILNFNDDNLSLIEISHRSKPFVEVIEKARSLALELLGLENKGYQALFLQGGASLEFLMVAYNLLNKKAAYLNTGTWADKAQKEAKAFGEVVEVGSSKDKGYNYIPKGYTIPEDADYFHCTSNNTVAGTQMKNFPETDVSLVCDMSSDIFSRQLDFEKFDLIYAGAQKNMGPAGATLVIIKEDILGKVERHIPSMLNYQIHIDKDSMFNTPSVFAVYVSMLTLQWLKDLGGVKFIEEVNNKKAALLYNEIDRNPLFKGVVAKEDRSTMNATFVLTDESLTEKFNKMWADAGISGINGHRSVGGYRASMYNALPLYSVQALVDVMQALEKKA
- a CDS encoding acyl-CoA reductase; the encoded protein is MNSIQNRITAFVKLGDFLRQFSIDNIKKIDSIEHNEIFFDGFLHQIKLAHENNSWFTKENIRLTFESWSKALTESNLTHFSKDVKLNNNPSKKVAIIMAGNVPLVGFHDFLSVLISGHEVLVKQSSNDKHLLPFLAKYLEYVDSYFKGKITFTEEKLTDFDAVIATGSDNTARYFEYYFKNKPNIIRKSRNSVAVITGKETEEDFIKLSDDVFHYFGLGCRSVSKLYVPKGYNFDAFFTGMYAKKHMIDNAKYANNYDYNKAVYLMSLFDLLENGFLMIKEDESYASPIATVFYEYYDNEIDLKIKLHQDREKIQCIVAKDFIENEVAFGQTQHPQLTDYADGVNTLEFLSTI
- a CDS encoding 4Fe-4S dicluster domain-containing protein, whose product is MAIIITDECINCGACEPECPNTAIYEGADDWKYSDGTDLKGKAVLPSGKSVNADEDQEPVSDEIYYIVPDKCTECKGFHDEPQCAAVCPVDCCVPDDDVVETEEELLEKQRFMHNE
- a CDS encoding TonB-dependent receptor: MKQKYLLKFCTITFLFMFPLGFMAQTIKGKVTDSSGEGLPYMNIIQKGNRSNGIVSNDNGLFSITVKSLPVTLTVSSMGFETKSVKVNDQSFLTIVVNEDNALDEVVVTGSRTPSRSNTKSPLPIDVVSAKDLTSTGQTSFDKALQYKIPSFNTVQTPVNDATSLLDPYEIRNMGPSRTLILINGKRKNLSALLYTQDSPGRGETGADISAIPTDAIKSIEILRDGASAQYGSDAIAGVMNIILKDASDGGSATLRTGLTSEGDGEMFGVSVNNGFSIGDDKGFINYTVDFSKTSLANRPGTVSALGEANEFGANLGDVQEFLSRNPDANNINGSPETAAAKFLINGGYDLSETSKLYFNAAYVFKKVNSFANYRTPYWKSVVTEPYLADLFPGDHPTNAGGFDGYVPTFEGILNDYNATLGLKKVINDWNIDSSITFGGNSQNYNVNNSHNSSYTLTDPIWTDTNNNTLVDDGEVTYNNNKYRENSTTSFNPGGTSFNHIVGNLDLSKILSDKVAIAFGAEFRTENFEIIEGDVASYEGGGSDSFAGNDLINSGNFNRYNVGGYFDLAWDISEDFLINGTVRGENYSDFGNTFVWKASSRYKFADDKYTIRASVSTGFRAPTLHQIYTEKLQYSFAEDGGIEINGIVNNVSPKARALGIPSLKPEESTNFTIGFGARPSRNFSFTLDYYKIDVDDRIIFTNPIAGNQFFINGLNTTTSGIDFVSNFKGIEIGDGKLAFNLSGNYTIENDRTNDIPTIVGEDGNSYAVLDRSTEALMFTSRPKTKWILGANYDINKFGFSLNNTYFGKTTFKQKFMSNDLRTEFTPKIVTDLGINFNATEKITIALNINNLFNILPEWAFKAENAAGQAIIDDTSITSTGLTALENNSNAITFNNRYATTTYDGSHFSQLGTMFNLSFNYQF
- a CDS encoding TonB-dependent receptor, translated to MIQKSVYIKLILLVFATFTYQTLVAQSIKKERIPLATLLDQISNEHKIFFTYNANLLDNKYIQKEGFVNLSINESISLLEKLTPFLFDDLGNNYYVIYLRDITSKKRFIHKARVNLSKTTNSAYKENKSIVRGIVLSSDNTPLSGATLQELESLKGTTTKRDGTFEFEIKDKNNITISFIGHNSKTLQLNTNTFNTIVLLSGQQLDEVQLIGSRNKNRVANDTPVAIDFIDIEETATKSSQVEINQFLQYAIPSFNATKQSGADGADHIDPATIRGLGPDQTLVLINGKRRHQASLINLYGTRGRGNSGTDLNAIPISAIKRIELLRDGASAQYGSDAIAGVLNIVLKDTDNELNVNSTLGFHNANSNRFLPTKTDGFTSKLALNYGTKISEGGFINFTVEALSVDNTLRPGTFAREKFGQAAVKNASLFLNSEIPIYKNTKLYINGGLNYKNTEAYAFTRRPDSERNVLEIYQNGFNPLITSNILDNSLSFGLITYFKDWNVDVNNTFGRNNFHYFIKNTLNATLLENSPTEFDAGGHQLIQNTTSIDFSKYFDTTTYGFNIALGLEYRLDKYKIFAGEEASYASYDINGNLITNLTPIEDYKTYNGIMRPGGSQGFPGYAPENEVDRNRSNFSIYADTEIDFSKNLMLGAALRYEYYSDFGSTLNYKLASRYKINKKFNLRSSYSTGFRAPSLAQIYYNLTFTNFIGNKPTESLLVANNSPIARRFNIDNLKEEKAKNFSFGFTSKLSSNLKASVDTYFVHIKDRIILSGNFDATTLGFDVNNVQFFANGVDTKTTGVDLVLNWKKSFENNIFSVDLSGNINHMSITNIKNKELDKETFFGKRDQQFLLASAPKSKFNLGLNYEYKKLKISLNLTRFSEVKLIDWQIGQDLSNFNNSELERLEAATDIYQPKITTDLHFSYQLNKTVNLQLGADNLFNIYPTNQNNHTDSGGLWDATQMGTNGSFYYTKLNIKL
- a CDS encoding FecR family protein; the protein is MIKKEYNTINDFLDDDSFKNWVLQNNGTDVGFWDFWIANNKDKEELVSTAKDLVLGIAFNQQTVDKEKISLEWQKLEAKIKAKNPVAKKKVKYLKTFSVAASILLLISIGIYFSFINTKMTHKTSYGEILNIKLLDGSRVTLNSNSSLSYYKNESRKVWLSGEAFFQVDKKIATNAKFWVITNDLSVEVYGTSFNVNTKKEKTDVFLEEGNIWLKLNNGADKKMLPGNYISYSAEKNKILEDINTLDPTIKTSWKNGSLLFENLSLEKAMEKIEESYGYSIIFKDDESKNILITGAVPITNIDICLKAIEKSVNVIIVKKDNNLIISKK